One genomic segment of Rhinolophus sinicus isolate RSC01 linkage group LG11, ASM3656204v1, whole genome shotgun sequence includes these proteins:
- the NCCRP1 gene encoding F-box only protein 50, translating into MEEVRDGHALGGGMETKEPGSPQEPPSPPPPPSPPSPSTPENPGLPTLEQPSEAHARQLLMEEWRPPGGSLELPPGLTWKLLFLRRPLYRNLLRSPNPEGINIYEPAPATGPTQQPLDTLGNFHGWYIKTEKLLHNLSWTVKQQCVNLLAEGLWEELLDDEQPDITVMDWYEDSRLDVCVYELHVWLLAADRHTVIAQHHVAPRTSRKGSPGCWIQVSHVFRQYGPGVRFVHFLHKTKNRREPGGLRRTRVTDSSVSVQFRE; encoded by the exons ATGGAGGAGGTGAGGGACGGACACGCGCTCGGCGGCGGGATGGAGACCAAAGAGCCCGGGAGCCCCCAGGAGCCGCCGTCGCCGCCCCCACCGCCGTCGCCGCCATCGCCTTCGACCCCGGAGAACCCCGGGCTCCCCACGCTGGAGCAGCCATCCGAGGCCCACGCGCGGCAGCTGCTGATGGAGGAGTGGAGGCCGCCGGGCGGGAGCCTGGAGCTGCCACCGGGTCTCACCTGGAAACTACTCTTCCTGCGGCGGCCGCTCTACCGCAACTTGCTCCGCTCGCCCAACCCCGAAG GCATCAACATTTATGAGCCGGCACCGGCTACCGgtcccacacagcagcccctgGACACTCTGG GCAACTTCCACGGGTGGTACATTAAGACTGAGAAGCTCCTGCATAACCTCAG CTGGACTGTGAAGCAACAGTGTGTGAATCTGCTGGCCGAGGGCCTGTGGGAGGAGCTGCTTGATGATGAGCAGCCAGACATCACGGTCATGGACTG GTACGAGGACAGCCGGCTGGACGTGTGTGTCTATGAGCTGCACGTCTGGCTGCTGGCAGCTGATCGCCACACAGTCATTGCACAGCACCATGTGGCCCCCCGGACCTCAAGAAAAGGTTCCCCTGGCTGCTGGATCCAG GTATCCCACGTATTCCGCCAGTATGGTCCTGGTGTGCGCTTTGTCCACTTCCTACACAAGACCAAGAACCGGAGGGAGCCTGGTGGGCTGCGGCGGACAAGGGTGACTGACTCCTCCGTGTCTGTGCAGTTCAGAGAGTGA
- the SYCN gene encoding syncollin, whose protein sequence is MSPLYSLLLVLPLALVAIPGIQGACPTAAELKNPNGTRTCARLYDKSDPYYENCCGGAELSIEPGADIPFLPYSWTNVVSSLVVGQRCELTVWSRRGKGGKSRRFSAGAYPRLEEYRRGIFGHWSNAISSIYCRCY, encoded by the exons ATGTCTCCGCTCTACTCGCTGCTGCTGGTCCTGCCCCTGGCCCTGGTGGCCATCCCTGGCATCCAAGGAGCCTGCCCAACTGCTGCGGAACTCAAGAACCCCAACGGGACGCGAACATGCGCCAGGCTCTACGACAAAAGTGACCCCTACTACGAGAACTGCTGCGGGGGCGCCGAGCTGTCTATTGAACCGGGCGCTGACATACCCTTCCTGCCCTACAGCTGGACGAACGTCGTCTCCTCGCTTGTGGTGGGCCAGCGCTGCGAGCTCACCGTGTGGTCCCGCCGGGGCAAGGGCGGCAAGTCGCGCAGGTTCTCCGCAGGCGCCTACCCGCGTCTCGAAGAGTACCGCCGAGGCATCTTTGGCCACTGGTCCAACGCCATCTCCTCCATCTACTGCAG ATGCTACTGA